A genomic window from Cloacibacillus evryensis DSM 19522 includes:
- a CDS encoding SDR family oxidoreductase, whose product MELGLKDKCALVMASSSGLGKAIAAEMAREGANVMLFSPFAEQLAEAQEDIYKETGRKPAVFTGSITAPGDIKALVKETADKFGPVYALVNNTGGPKPGPFDAFDDAAWQEAYELCLLSYIRTIREVLPQMRENGGGRILCSTSSSVKAVLDNLILSNTFRMGVVGLAKTLSQELGRDNILVNVIAPGRIGTARIDQLDKIRAEKAGISVEELQKKAFAGIPLGRYGKPEEYGKLAAFLCAPSNTFITGQTVLVDGGMVKAI is encoded by the coding sequence ATGGAACTCGGACTGAAAGACAAATGCGCTCTGGTAATGGCCTCAAGCAGCGGGCTGGGCAAGGCGATAGCGGCGGAGATGGCGCGCGAGGGAGCGAACGTCATGCTCTTCAGCCCCTTCGCGGAGCAGCTCGCCGAGGCTCAGGAGGATATCTATAAAGAGACCGGCAGAAAACCCGCCGTTTTCACTGGAAGCATCACAGCCCCCGGCGACATCAAAGCGCTCGTGAAGGAGACCGCGGACAAATTCGGCCCCGTCTACGCGCTCGTCAACAACACCGGCGGCCCCAAGCCGGGCCCCTTCGACGCTTTTGACGACGCGGCCTGGCAGGAGGCATACGAGCTCTGCCTGCTCTCCTACATCAGGACGATACGCGAAGTCCTGCCGCAGATGAGGGAGAACGGCGGCGGGCGCATCCTCTGCTCCACCTCGTCCTCGGTCAAGGCGGTGCTGGACAACCTTATCCTCTCAAACACATTCCGCATGGGCGTCGTCGGCCTCGCAAAGACACTCTCGCAGGAGCTGGGCAGGGACAATATCCTGGTAAACGTCATCGCCCCCGGCAGGATCGGCACGGCGCGCATAGACCAGCTCGATAAGATACGCGCGGAGAAGGCGGGGATAAGCGTCGAAGAGCTCCAGAAAAAAGCCTTCGCGGGCATCCCCCTCGGCCGCTACGGCAAGCCGGAGGAGTACGGCAAGCTCGCGGCATTCCTCTGCGCGCCGTCGAACACCTTCATCACAGGGCAGACCGTGCTTGTGGACGGCGGCATGGTAAAGGCGATATAA
- a CDS encoding fumarylacetoacetate hydrolase family protein, producing the protein MRLATFRKWNTERAGLVTKSGILPLTALGARAGFEPEGEIFALIEKEQLEPLTEWYNKGGRIEAEALAEKEAIPYGDVIYGPLYRNPRRIFGIGLNYKDHAGDLGEKTPQVFPGSFYKPASCIAGHGDEIKIPALPEAQKTTAEAELGIIMGKRCKSIEEKDWLKYVAGYTTILDMTEESILRLNPRYLTIVKGFDTFLTFGPQLVTPDEIPDVSALEVATIHNGAVHAKNTVSNMTFCPSKLVALVSHMQGWLPGDILSTGTPRAVHIQDGDTAECRITGPDGFSFEPLVNPVIDLKLKK; encoded by the coding sequence ATGAGACTTGCAACATTTCGTAAGTGGAACACAGAGAGGGCGGGACTTGTAACAAAGAGCGGCATCCTTCCTCTGACGGCGCTCGGCGCGCGGGCCGGCTTTGAACCGGAGGGCGAGATATTCGCGCTTATCGAAAAAGAACAGCTCGAGCCGCTGACCGAGTGGTACAACAAGGGCGGCAGGATCGAGGCGGAGGCGCTCGCGGAAAAAGAGGCGATCCCCTACGGCGATGTGATCTACGGCCCGCTCTACCGCAATCCACGGCGCATCTTCGGCATCGGCCTCAACTACAAGGATCACGCCGGCGACCTCGGCGAAAAGACGCCGCAGGTATTCCCCGGCAGCTTCTACAAACCCGCCTCCTGCATAGCCGGCCACGGCGATGAGATAAAGATTCCCGCGCTGCCAGAGGCGCAGAAGACGACGGCTGAGGCGGAGCTCGGCATCATCATGGGCAAGAGATGCAAATCCATCGAGGAAAAGGACTGGCTCAAATATGTCGCCGGCTACACGACTATACTCGACATGACGGAGGAATCGATACTGCGCCTCAACCCGCGCTATCTGACGATCGTCAAGGGCTTCGACACCTTCCTCACCTTCGGGCCGCAGCTCGTGACGCCGGATGAGATTCCCGACGTCTCCGCGCTCGAGGTGGCGACGATACACAACGGAGCCGTCCACGCCAAGAATACCGTCTCCAACATGACATTCTGCCCATCGAAGCTCGTGGCGCTCGTTTCGCATATGCAGGGCTGGCTGCCGGGCGACATCCTCTCCACCGGCACGCCGCGCGCGGTACATATCCAGGACGGCGACACGGCCGAATGCCGCATCACGGGGCCTGACGGCTTCTCCTTCGAACCGCTCGTGAACCCGGTGATCGACCTTAAACTCAAAAAATAA
- a CDS encoding pyridoxal phosphate-dependent aminotransferase: MKDFTASRVCALTPSGIRKVNERALAMERAGERVIHFEIGRPDFDTPAYIKEAAIKSLRDGEVFYTSNFGMMELRETIAERLAKANGIPCAAENILVTAGLSEAVFDLLCTILNEGDELLIPDPVWINYLNVPALFNARPVSYSLTEENGFEPDLAEIKSKITPRTKAIVLLTPCNPTGGVLSRGTLEGIAELAKAHDLLVVSDEIYERLVYDGKRQTSIASLPGMADRTVTFNGLSKAYSMTGWRLGYAAAPKDLIIAMNKIHQHNTTCAPSFVQRAAITALRDEGDEVELMVREFERRRDYAVEAINKMEGASCVTPKGAFYIFINVKGLGRPCAEVAEYLLEEAKVALVPGNVFGRNGEGYLRMSFANSLDNIAEGCGKMKQAFAELSGK; this comes from the coding sequence ATGAAGGATTTCACTGCTTCAAGGGTGTGTGCGCTCACACCCTCCGGAATACGCAAAGTAAATGAACGCGCGCTGGCAATGGAGCGCGCGGGAGAACGGGTCATACACTTCGAGATAGGCCGCCCGGACTTTGACACGCCCGCCTATATAAAAGAGGCGGCGATCAAAAGCCTGCGCGACGGCGAGGTCTTCTACACCTCGAATTTCGGCATGATGGAGCTGCGCGAGACGATCGCCGAGAGGCTGGCCAAGGCGAACGGCATTCCCTGCGCCGCGGAGAATATACTCGTCACCGCCGGGCTTTCGGAGGCAGTCTTCGACCTGCTCTGCACGATACTGAACGAGGGGGACGAACTTCTCATCCCCGACCCCGTATGGATAAATTATCTTAATGTCCCCGCGCTCTTCAACGCGCGTCCCGTCTCCTATTCGCTCACCGAGGAGAACGGCTTTGAGCCCGACCTCGCAGAGATAAAGAGCAAGATAACGCCGCGCACTAAGGCTATAGTGCTGCTCACGCCATGCAACCCCACGGGAGGCGTCCTCTCGCGCGGCACGCTTGAGGGCATCGCGGAACTTGCGAAGGCTCACGATCTGCTCGTGGTATCGGATGAAATTTACGAGCGCCTCGTCTACGACGGAAAGCGTCAGACAAGCATCGCCTCTCTGCCAGGCATGGCGGACCGCACGGTAACATTCAACGGTTTGTCCAAGGCCTATTCGATGACGGGCTGGCGTCTCGGCTACGCCGCGGCTCCCAAGGATCTCATCATCGCCATGAATAAGATACACCAGCACAACACCACCTGCGCCCCGTCATTCGTACAGCGCGCCGCCATCACGGCCCTGCGCGACGAGGGGGACGAGGTCGAGCTGATGGTCAGGGAATTTGAGCGCCGCCGCGACTACGCCGTCGAAGCGATAAATAAGATGGAGGGCGCAAGCTGCGTCACGCCGAAGGGAGCCTTCTACATTTTCATCAACGTGAAGGGGTTGGGACGCCCCTGCGCCGAGGTCGCCGAATACCTGCTCGAAGAGGCAAAGGTCGCGCTGGTGCCCGGAAACGTCTTCGGCAGGAACGGCGAGGGATATCTGCGCATGAGCTTCGCCAACAGCCTCGACAACATCGCCGAGGGCTGCGGGAAAATGAAACAGGCATTCGCCGAACTCTCGGGAAAATAA
- a CDS encoding LysR family transcriptional regulator, with the protein MLKDIEYIYAVYQERSFSKAARRLFISQPSLSAAVKRIENELGLPLFNRSTNPVSLTEAGEYYINFADKIMETEREMQEHFAALAGGAPARLNVGSSMFFCSYVLPEIIEAFRARYANITATLSEGSSVALSERLREGALDFLLEAEQLDKNVFESVPWTVERIVLAVPASNPINEELSEFRYSFEEMAAESTDAPLKPAVPLERFAEEEFLILKKWNDIHRRSLAICKEAGFTPKVSMYLEQMMTAYYLVCEGRGIAFVRDTILDCLAPSDKVFFYRLDNSEASRGIYLSYKKSGVLSQVQRDFIDFMKTEKLSRRR; encoded by the coding sequence ATGTTAAAGGATATCGAATATATATATGCCGTATATCAGGAACGCAGCTTTTCCAAGGCTGCGCGGAGGCTTTTCATTTCTCAGCCGTCGCTCAGCGCCGCCGTCAAACGCATAGAGAACGAGCTCGGCCTGCCGCTCTTCAACCGCAGCACGAACCCCGTGAGCCTTACCGAGGCGGGGGAGTATTATATAAATTTCGCTGATAAGATCATGGAGACGGAGCGCGAGATGCAGGAGCACTTCGCCGCGCTCGCTGGCGGCGCGCCTGCGCGGCTGAATGTCGGCAGCTCGATGTTTTTTTGCTCTTATGTGCTGCCGGAGATAATCGAGGCGTTCCGCGCACGTTACGCCAACATCACCGCCACGCTCTCGGAGGGCAGCAGCGTCGCGCTCTCAGAGCGTCTGCGCGAAGGGGCGCTGGACTTCCTCCTTGAGGCTGAGCAGCTTGATAAAAATGTTTTTGAGTCTGTGCCCTGGACGGTCGAGCGCATTGTGCTCGCCGTGCCCGCCTCCAATCCTATTAACGAAGAGCTCTCGGAGTTCCGTTACTCCTTTGAGGAGATGGCGGCGGAGAGCACGGACGCGCCCTTAAAGCCGGCCGTGCCGCTGGAGCGCTTCGCGGAAGAGGAGTTCCTGATACTGAAAAAATGGAACGACATCCACCGGCGCAGCCTCGCGATCTGCAAGGAAGCCGGTTTTACGCCGAAGGTATCGATGTATCTCGAACAGATGATGACGGCCTATTACCTTGTCTGCGAAGGCAGGGGCATCGCCTTTGTGCGTGATACGATCCTTGACTGTCTCGCGCCCTCCGACAAAGTATTTTTTTACCGCCTGGATAACAGTGAGGCGTCGCGCGGCATTTATCTCTCTTACAAAAAATCCGGCGTTCTGTCACAGGTACAGCGCGATTTTATTGACTTCATGAAGACGGAGAAACTCTCGCGGCGGCGCTGA
- a CDS encoding AzlD family protein yields MPRNVYLYLLIMAAVTYLIRVLPLTVIRCEIKNRRVRAFLYYVPYVTLAVMTFPAIIDATGSTLTAVAALMAAAALSWFGGSLLQVSVLSCAVVFVLDKFIL; encoded by the coding sequence ATGCCGCGTAACGTCTATCTCTATCTGTTGATAATGGCGGCGGTGACTTACCTCATCCGCGTCCTGCCGCTGACGGTCATCAGATGCGAAATAAAAAACAGGCGCGTGCGCGCCTTTCTCTATTATGTCCCCTATGTGACGCTCGCGGTGATGACCTTTCCCGCGATAATCGACGCCACCGGCAGCACGCTGACGGCCGTCGCGGCGCTTATGGCTGCCGCGGCGCTCTCCTGGTTCGGCGGCAGCCTGCTGCAGGTCTCGGTGCTTTCGTGCGCCGTCGTCTTCGTCCTCGATAAATTTATTCTCTAG
- a CDS encoding AzlC family ABC transporter permease codes for MAKRDIYYFSKGMRDAIPILLGYIAVSFTLGIGAKNAGLSPFQALLSAVTQNASAGQFAGYSLIAAGAGYLEVVIMIIVANARYLLMSCAMSQKISPETPLRHRMLLAVDITDEIFGLSVAQPKRLNPFYTYGMVAAAAPGWALGTFLGVVVGNILPQNIVTALSVGLFGMFIAVIVPPARKNTVIALLIAVSMAASFALSRLSAVELSAGVRTIILTVAISGTAAFLFPLREERRTNAA; via the coding sequence ATGGCCAAGAGAGACATTTACTATTTTTCCAAGGGGATGCGCGACGCGATACCTATTTTGCTGGGATATATCGCCGTCTCATTCACTCTCGGCATCGGCGCGAAGAACGCCGGGCTCAGCCCCTTTCAGGCGCTGCTCAGCGCCGTGACGCAGAACGCCTCCGCCGGGCAGTTCGCGGGCTATTCCCTCATCGCGGCGGGCGCGGGATACCTTGAAGTCGTCATCATGATCATCGTCGCGAACGCGCGCTATCTGCTGATGTCATGCGCGATGAGCCAGAAAATATCGCCCGAAACGCCGCTTCGCCACCGCATGCTGCTCGCCGTGGACATCACTGATGAAATATTCGGCCTGTCCGTCGCGCAGCCGAAGCGCCTCAATCCCTTTTACACCTACGGCATGGTCGCCGCCGCGGCTCCCGGCTGGGCGCTCGGCACGTTTCTCGGCGTCGTCGTCGGCAACATCCTGCCGCAGAATATCGTCACCGCCCTGAGCGTCGGCCTCTTCGGCATGTTTATCGCCGTCATAGTGCCGCCGGCGCGCAAGAATACGGTCATCGCCCTGCTCATCGCCGTCTCGATGGCGGCAAGCTTCGCCCTCTCGCGCCTCTCCGCGGTGGAGCTCTCGGCGGGAGTGCGCACGATAATCCTTACGGTCGCCATCTCCGGCACGGCGGCCTTCCTCTTCCCGCTGAGGGAGGAGCGGCGGACAAATGCCGCGTAA
- a CDS encoding LysR family transcriptional regulator, with protein sequence MNRYEVFVKVAECGSFTRAANELGYTQSAVSQMVHTLEEELSTVLLRREKGGVVLSADGEQYMPYIRSICAAHRELRVKCEEMRGLVGGNIRIGTFTSVSRSWLPKLMNEFKSIYPFVHFDLRQGDYRGIEEWISEGTVDFGFTCYDEVKGLVVTPLRKDEMLAALPPGHPLSGREYVTLGELSKEPLILLDEGEFSVALDAFRRENLEPDIHYRVTDDYTVISMVEQGLGVSVLYELVLKNEERSLAALHIEPPVERTTALAYRNKRTLSVAARRFIDFVLDHFRVGK encoded by the coding sequence ATGAACAGATATGAGGTCTTTGTAAAGGTGGCGGAGTGCGGCAGCTTTACCCGCGCCGCGAATGAGCTGGGATATACCCAGTCGGCGGTGAGCCAGATGGTCCACACCCTTGAGGAGGAGCTCAGCACGGTGCTGCTGCGCCGCGAGAAGGGCGGCGTCGTCCTCTCGGCAGACGGCGAACAGTATATGCCCTATATTCGTTCGATCTGCGCCGCTCACCGTGAGCTGCGCGTGAAATGCGAGGAAATGCGCGGCCTCGTCGGCGGCAACATCAGGATCGGGACCTTCACGAGCGTCAGCCGCAGCTGGCTGCCGAAGCTGATGAACGAGTTCAAATCCATCTATCCCTTCGTGCACTTCGATCTGCGGCAGGGCGACTACCGCGGTATCGAAGAATGGATATCGGAAGGCACCGTAGACTTTGGCTTCACCTGTTATGACGAGGTCAAGGGACTTGTCGTGACGCCGCTGCGCAAGGATGAAATGCTCGCGGCGCTGCCTCCGGGACACCCTCTCTCCGGCAGGGAATATGTTACGCTGGGCGAACTCTCGAAGGAGCCGCTGATACTTCTTGACGAGGGTGAGTTCAGCGTCGCGCTGGACGCCTTCCGCCGGGAAAATCTCGAACCCGACATCCACTACAGAGTCACGGACGACTACACCGTCATCTCAATGGTCGAGCAGGGGCTCGGCGTCTCCGTCCTCTACGAACTGGTCCTGAAAAATGAAGAGCGCAGCCTCGCGGCGCTGCACATCGAGCCGCCCGTGGAGCGCACGACGGCGCTCGCCTACAGGAACAAGCGGACTCTCTCCGTCGCCGCGCGACGCTTCATAGATTTTGTCCTGGACCATTTCAGAGTGGGGAAATAG
- a CDS encoding sensor histidine kinase: protein MKNILGKIRFSLLAAAVIAAIFIIGGLFSGGGRLAVKGALSHISIDGEYRTEGSAWRPLSGLSEFRGAEEGRPVYIKGHFREEIAINRFVILRMVNLRLRLSVNGRELYSFGYSGRPNRYINSPGDVWHGFLSPGISPRDEVTIELRRVHAKDYDSPVKLLLENIYAGDSGELLLDVLYRRIGLLFFIGIFVPLLGAVELLASPLLFFFASRNVFLRFFYNAGFTFAAGGWISINYDISTLLVPFPRVILAFEVTCLYLTAFFFASYAATYMSGWRRRAAECSAAAGLFIFLALAALSWTGTTDIYRPMLFSAAVNTAFFLFAIVSLVIEYRKSGDKAILPVLISFVPTLFGAIADNLGYLRIIETPPIWVCVSFSFFIIIQSVILIWEYKRRADADARAERMEKELAESKVTIMLSQIEPHFLYNSLSTIKALCAKDPKAAAEAVSHFAKYLRGSMASLSDKKPIPFDDELRHLENYFYIEKLRFGRRVELIFDLETTDFMLPILTLQPLVENAVRHGRGDGRGTITITVATKRLANGSLLSVSDDGSGFNLQTLARDGSRHVGIENTRNRLEYLCRGRLTVESRPGTGTTIIIFVPHEGSA, encoded by the coding sequence ATGAAGAATATTCTCGGCAAGATACGATTTTCCCTCCTGGCGGCCGCCGTCATCGCCGCCATTTTCATCATCGGCGGATTATTCTCCGGCGGGGGCCGGCTCGCTGTCAAAGGCGCCCTTTCACATATATCAATCGACGGAGAGTACCGCACCGAGGGAAGCGCATGGCGCCCGCTCTCCGGCCTCTCCGAATTCCGCGGCGCGGAGGAGGGGCGTCCCGTTTATATAAAGGGACATTTCCGCGAGGAGATCGCTATAAACAGGTTCGTCATACTGAGGATGGTGAATTTGCGGCTGCGGCTGTCGGTGAACGGGCGCGAACTCTATTCGTTCGGATATTCGGGAAGGCCAAACCGTTATATCAACAGCCCCGGCGACGTGTGGCACGGTTTTCTGTCGCCCGGCATCTCGCCGCGCGACGAGGTGACGATCGAGCTGCGGCGGGTCCATGCGAAGGATTATGACTCGCCCGTGAAGCTACTGCTGGAAAATATTTATGCAGGGGATTCGGGCGAACTGCTGCTGGATGTCCTTTACAGGCGGATCGGGCTGCTTTTCTTCATCGGGATATTCGTTCCGCTGCTTGGCGCGGTGGAGCTGCTGGCCTCGCCGCTGCTTTTTTTCTTCGCCTCCCGAAATGTATTCCTGCGCTTCTTTTATAATGCCGGCTTCACCTTCGCGGCTGGCGGCTGGATCTCGATAAATTACGACATTTCGACGCTGCTCGTTCCATTTCCGCGGGTGATACTGGCCTTTGAGGTGACCTGCCTCTATCTGACGGCCTTCTTTTTCGCCTCTTACGCCGCCACCTATATGAGCGGCTGGCGCAGGCGCGCCGCCGAGTGCTCCGCGGCGGCGGGACTTTTTATATTCCTGGCTCTAGCGGCGCTTTCATGGACCGGAACGACGGACATCTATCGGCCCATGCTTTTCAGCGCCGCGGTAAACACCGCCTTCTTTCTCTTCGCCATCGTCTCTCTCGTCATCGAGTATCGGAAATCCGGCGATAAGGCGATCCTGCCGGTGCTCATTTCTTTTGTTCCCACCCTCTTCGGCGCGATAGCGGACAATCTCGGTTATTTGCGGATCATAGAGACTCCGCCGATATGGGTCTGCGTAAGTTTTTCCTTTTTTATCATCATCCAGAGCGTTATCCTTATCTGGGAATATAAACGCCGCGCCGACGCCGACGCGAGGGCCGAACGCATGGAGAAGGAGCTGGCGGAGAGCAAGGTCACCATCATGTTGAGCCAAATAGAGCCCCACTTCCTCTATAATTCGCTTTCGACGATCAAAGCCCTCTGCGCGAAGGACCCTAAGGCCGCCGCCGAGGCCGTCTCGCATTTCGCGAAATATCTGCGCGGAAGCATGGCCTCTCTTTCGGATAAGAAGCCCATCCCTTTTGACGACGAGCTGCGGCATCTGGAAAATTATTTTTACATCGAGAAGCTCCGCTTCGGGCGGCGGGTGGAGCTGATCTTTGACCTGGAAACGACGGATTTCATGCTCCCCATTCTTACCTTGCAGCCGCTCGTTGAAAACGCGGTGCGGCATGGCAGGGGCGACGGGCGCGGGACCATCACGATAACCGTCGCCACGAAGAGGCTGGCGAACGGTTCCCTGCTGTCCGTCTCCGACGACGGCTCCGGATTTAACCTTCAAACACTGGCCCGCGACGGCAGCCGGCACGTCGGGATTGAGAATACGAGAAACCGTCTCGAATACCTCTGCCGAGGCCGCCTGACGGTCGAGAGCAGGCCCGGAACCGGTACAACGATCATCATCTTCGTTCCGCACGAAGGCTCAGCCTAG
- a CDS encoding PepSY domain-containing protein, with amino-acid sequence MKKKIFQYAGVLFCAAYLIFGMTPACSEAVSLIGEERAKQIAFQHAGASESGARILKLGLDNDHEHTEYEIDFVFGDFKYEYGIDAVSGAVRKFGKKAGYGTAAHAQYIGPQAAEKIAFDHAKVKRGDVLYLRTKLDHDDGMVKYEVKFFCNGLKYEYDIEAKTGQILEFEQDND; translated from the coding sequence ATGAAAAAAAAGATATTTCAGTACGCGGGGGTCCTGTTTTGCGCGGCGTATCTAATATTTGGCATGACGCCTGCATGCTCTGAGGCTGTCAGTCTTATCGGAGAAGAGCGGGCCAAACAAATAGCATTTCAACACGCGGGAGCCAGCGAGTCTGGCGCAAGGATATTGAAACTAGGGCTTGATAACGACCACGAGCACACGGAGTATGAAATTGATTTTGTATTCGGAGACTTCAAATACGAATATGGCATCGACGCCGTAAGCGGCGCCGTAAGAAAATTTGGGAAAAAAGCAGGCTACGGAACGGCGGCCCATGCACAATATATTGGCCCGCAGGCAGCTGAAAAAATAGCTTTTGACCACGCAAAGGTAAAACGCGGCGACGTGCTTTATCTCAGGACCAAGCTCGACCATGACGATGGAATGGTTAAATACGAGGTCAAATTCTTCTGCAACGGGCTGAAATATGAATACGACATTGAGGCAAAAACGGGACAGATCCTGGAGTTTGAACAAGATAACGATTAA
- a CDS encoding Ig-like domain-containing protein yields MNEPATTNKKHVRSIGAIALILAITVISGLFAHYMPTKSNAEDVRIPQAFIINTSADLALFRDNVNNGTSSDIYAYLSTDIVLSGDWTPIGTEGHPFSGTFIGGCHMISGLTITASKNQYAGLFGYVKGGAVENLTVDASISIMGSTHALYSGVIAGRGESAAFLNCTATGAVGLVVSTNNNVYGGGIVGYLSGINSKILNCSSALGSVAAEVGASTNYQAYCGGIVGYNGGGTITNCAATGGIEAESPIDTTYAGGIVGYNMGGKITNCLANAIAGGADSTTGTTYMGGIVGYNDGSSAITNCSASGTAGVEASSAPSIIGGIAGYNHNSATITNSASAIALTTEQHGTYIVGGIVGINSGDITNSGWLSTTASFDVGEGEHGKFAVVSYDAALSNDVVTTCLPNLLASTDLVPKQLVVTVGSTDQYMLKTYPGKLGTQASFDSYVTNSAFGIMDTALAEVAVNAASYDHADVTGKAVGGTHATNAMKLCATDFSNIGNPINTPLDLTGDDNIPKLSIGVVEIKVPVTAISVDKKIASTAIGNLVYIVATVTPADATLQRITWSSSNPAVATVSPTTSLSGASVGVKGIAEGRTVITATSDNGGFTASCDVTVTKEGPIVVDDPFSPIKPVLPADKPSGVEATLVKIAVAADKAAILSGTRLLPADLTVNGKGQLIVTDAIASAAVNSAIEGKNLTVVKINNLPIAAASLDILGDTSTYAYEVSGDKLLADSLSELKLVKILPGGKGELFSVATKSADFKDKYVTLLKSGTSTIHTDAIVPTDTYTLVAFVKDGQSFDLDEAANGVVIDPMAVLQAKTQGGGGSSSGGCSTGLAGLMLLAVIPLVLKKKK; encoded by the coding sequence ATGAACGAACCAGCTACAACTAATAAAAAGCACGTTAGAAGCATAGGCGCGATTGCACTGATATTGGCCATAACGGTCATAAGCGGCCTTTTTGCCCACTACATGCCGACAAAATCCAATGCAGAGGATGTTCGGATTCCACAAGCATTTATCATCAACACAAGCGCAGATCTTGCGCTGTTCCGCGACAACGTCAACAACGGCACCTCAAGCGATATATATGCGTACCTTTCCACGGACATCGTACTTTCAGGAGACTGGACTCCTATCGGCACCGAGGGACATCCTTTTAGCGGAACTTTCATCGGCGGCTGCCACATGATATCCGGCCTGACGATAACGGCTTCCAAGAACCAGTACGCGGGGCTCTTTGGATACGTTAAAGGCGGAGCTGTGGAAAACCTCACGGTCGACGCTTCTATCTCCATAATGGGCTCGACGCACGCGCTGTATTCAGGCGTTATAGCCGGGCGCGGAGAATCCGCGGCCTTTCTCAACTGTACGGCGACAGGCGCTGTCGGATTGGTAGTCTCCACCAACAACAATGTTTACGGCGGCGGGATCGTGGGTTATCTCTCCGGGATAAACTCAAAGATCCTGAACTGCTCATCGGCGCTTGGAAGCGTGGCGGCGGAGGTCGGGGCGTCGACAAATTACCAGGCATACTGCGGAGGAATCGTTGGCTATAACGGAGGCGGCACTATCACCAACTGTGCTGCCACCGGCGGAATTGAAGCGGAATCTCCGATAGATACGACCTATGCCGGCGGAATCGTTGGATACAACATGGGCGGAAAAATCACAAACTGTCTTGCAAATGCCATTGCGGGAGGAGCTGATTCCACGACAGGCACGACCTATATGGGCGGTATCGTCGGATACAACGACGGCAGCAGTGCCATTACGAACTGTTCTGCAAGCGGCACAGCCGGTGTTGAGGCGTCATCTGCTCCCTCCATCATTGGCGGGATTGCGGGATACAACCATAATAGTGCTACTATCACAAACAGTGCCTCAGCAATAGCCCTTACAACGGAACAGCACGGCACCTATATAGTGGGCGGCATTGTCGGCATAAATTCAGGCGACATCACAAATAGCGGCTGGCTCAGCACAACGGCGAGCTTCGATGTCGGCGAGGGCGAGCACGGAAAATTTGCCGTCGTCTCATATGACGCGGCTCTTTCAAACGACGTCGTCACCACCTGCCTGCCGAACCTTCTCGCGTCAACGGATCTCGTTCCGAAGCAGCTCGTAGTCACTGTGGGCAGCACCGACCAATATATGCTGAAGACATACCCGGGGAAACTGGGCACACAAGCGTCGTTCGATAGTTATGTCACTAACAGCGCTTTTGGCATCATGGACACCGCTTTAGCTGAAGTTGCCGTCAATGCCGCAAGCTATGACCATGCGGACGTGACTGGAAAGGCCGTAGGCGGCACGCACGCGACAAACGCAATGAAACTCTGCGCTACAGATTTTTCCAACATCGGCAATCCGATTAACACGCCGCTTGACCTGACAGGCGATGATAATATCCCCAAACTCTCCATTGGAGTCGTCGAGATAAAGGTCCCCGTGACCGCCATCTCTGTTGATAAAAAGATAGCGAGCACGGCCATAGGCAATCTTGTTTACATAGTCGCCACCGTTACACCCGCTGATGCCACTCTCCAAAGAATTACATGGAGTTCCAGCAATCCCGCAGTGGCTACGGTCTCGCCAACAACAAGCCTTTCCGGCGCGAGCGTCGGAGTAAAAGGCATTGCTGAGGGCAGAACAGTGATAACTGCAACCTCTGATAACGGTGGTTTCACCGCCTCGTGCGATGTCACAGTGACAAAAGAGGGGCCAATCGTAGTAGACGACCCATTCTCGCCGATTAAGCCGGTGCTTCCGGCGGATAAGCCCTCCGGCGTTGAGGCGACACTTGTCAAAATAGCTGTTGCGGCAGATAAAGCTGCTATTCTATCTGGCACGCGCCTGCTTCCCGCTGACCTCACAGTAAACGGCAAAGGACAGCTAATTGTGACCGATGCCATAGCCTCGGCTGCGGTAAACAGTGCAATCGAAGGCAAAAACTTAACTGTGGTGAAAATCAACAATTTGCCAATAGCCGCTGCAAGCCTTGACATTCTTGGAGACACATCGACATACGCCTATGAAGTCTCTGGTGATAAATTGCTGGCGGACTCGCTTTCAGAGCTTAAGCTGGTCAAGATTCTCCCTGGCGGCAAAGGAGAGCTTTTCAGCGTGGCCACCAAGTCGGCCGACTTCAAAGACAAGTATGTGACGCTGTTGAAATCAGGCACAAGCACGATACACACAGATGCGATAGTGCCAACGGATACCTACACTCTTGTAGCCTTTGTCAAAGACGGACAAAGTTTTGACCTTGACGAAGCCGCAAACGGTGTAGTGATTGACCCGATGGCGGTGCTTCAGGCAAAGACACAAGGCGGAGGAGGAAGCAGCAGCGGCGGCTGCAGCACAGGCCTTGCTGGATTGATGCTCTTGGCTGTGATACCACTGGTATTGAAAAAGAAAAAATAA